The proteins below are encoded in one region of Equus przewalskii isolate Varuska chromosome 1, EquPr2, whole genome shotgun sequence:
- the NOC3L gene encoding nucleolar complex protein 3 homolog isoform X2, translated as MKARRNKKQIPSFRKLLKTSKVKLENKLKNKQFKQQSTLKKYRKEQRKLRQAVKDAVSKRPIPLEDPKGKRPGKRIEREEEEEEEALPLDMMDEDDLQLMKDLGQRASFLTRDLSSSEPVHVKKRKREHVIEKYEKIPRALQTAPEKELIHLLPIKDKSGIIPQTREKPVIDSNQDEEDQEEVELEEEIIEDPVRELTLEEHLTERKKKLQEKKMHIAALASAILSDPESNIKKLKELRSMLMEQDPDVAVTVRKLVIVSLMELFKDITPSYKIRPLTEAEKSTKIRKETQKLREFEEGLVSQYKFYLENLEQMVKDWKQRKLKKSNVISLKAYKGLAEVAVKSLCELLVALPHFNFHNNIIVLIVPLMNDVSKLISEMCCEAVKKLFKQDKLGQASLGVIKVISGFVKGRNYEVRPEMLKTFLCLRIKEIEVKKDTEDINKPKKFMTFKEKRKTLSRMQRKWKKAEEKLERELREAEASESTEKKLKLHTETLNIVFVTYFRILKKAQRSPLLPAVLEGLAKFAHLINVEFFDDLLVVLHTLIESGDLSYQESLHCVQTAFHILSGQGDVLNIDPMKFYTHLYKTLFKLHAGATNEGVEIVLQCLDIMLTKRRKQVSQQRALAFIKRLCTLALHVLPNSSIGILAINRILMHTFPKTDLLLDNESQGSGVFLPELDEPEYCNAQNTALWELHALRISPQLTTASPPLFAEEAWP; from the exons GTAAAAGGAttgagagggaagaggaggaagaagaggaagcccTTCCTTTAGATATGATGGATGAAGATGACTTACAGTTAATGAAGGATTTAGGACAAAGAGCATCTTTTCTAACAAGAGATCTTTCTTCAAG tGAGCCTGTTCACGTCAAGAAACGAAAGCGTGAGCACgttatagaaaaatatgaaaaaataccaAGAGCTCTGCAAACTGCACCAGAGAAGGAATTGATTCACTTGCTTCCTATCAAAGATAAAAGTGGTATAATCCCACAGACCAGGGAGAAGCCAG tgATTGACAGTAACCAAGATGAAGAGGATCAAGAAGAGGTGGAACTTGAAGAAG AGATAATTGAAGATCCTGTTCGAGAGCTGACATTAGAAGAACATttaactgaaagaaagaaaaaactacaagagaagaaaatgcataTTGCAGCCTTGGCATCTGCCATATTATCAGATCCTGAAAGTAAT attaaaaaattgaaagaattacGTTCCATGTTGATGGAACAGGATCCTGATGTGGCTGTTACTGTTCGAAAGCTGGTGATAGTTTCTCTGATGGAGTTATTTAAAGACATCACTCCTTCATATAAAATACGACCcctcacagaagcagaaaaatctACCAAG ataCGCAAAGAAACCCAAAAGTTAAGAGAATTTGAGGAAGGCCTGGTTAGccaatataaattttatttggaaaatctgGAGCAAATGGTTAAAG ACTGGAAGCAAAGGAAGCTGAAGAAAAGTAATGTAATTTCCTTAAAGGCATACAAAGGACTGGCAGAAGTGGCTGTGAAGAGCCTCTGTGAGCTGTTGGTGGCACTACCTCATTTCAACTTTCACAACAACATCATTGTATTGATTGTCCCTCTCATGAATGATGTGTCAAAATTG atatctgAAATGTGTTGTGAGGCAGTAAAGAAACTCTTCAAACAAGATAAATTAGGCCAAGCTTCCCTTGGTGTAATTAAAGTGATTTCTGGTTTTGTGAAGGGCAGAAATTATGAAGTTAGGCCAGAG ATGTTAAAAACATTCTTGTGCCTAAGAATCAAGGAAATAGAAGTGAAAAAAGATACAGAGGACATTAATAAACCAAAAAAGTTCATGActttcaaggaaaagagaaaaactctatcaagaatgcagagaaag tggaagaaagcagaagagaaactcGAGCGAGAGCTTCGGGAGGCAGAAGCTTCAGAGAGTACTGAGAAAAAACTTAAACTG CACACGGAGACTTTGAATATTGTGTTTGTAACCTACTTCAGAATATTGAAGAAGGCCCAGAGGTCACCTCTCCTGCCAGCAGTTCTAGAAGGTCTTGCCAA GTTTGCTCACCTTATAAACGTGGAATTTTTTGATGATTTATTAGTAGTCCTACATACTCTGATTGAATCTGGT gACTTAAGCTATCAAGAAAGTCTTCACTGTGTCCAGACtgcttttcatattctttctggGCAAG GTGATGTTCTGAATATTGATCCAATGAAATTCTATACACATCTTTACAAAACGTTGTTCAAGTTACATGCAG GTGCTACCAATGAAGGTGTTGAGATTGTCCTCCAGTGCCTTGATATCATGCTGACTAAGCGAAGAAAGCAAGTGTCTCAGCAGCGAGCCCTTGCCTTCATCAAGCGTCTTTGTACCCTCGCTCTTCATGTTCTTCCAAATTCAAGCATTGGCATTTTAGCGATTAACAGAATATTAATGCAT ACATTCCCCAAAACAGATCTGTTGCTTGACAATGAATCTCAGGGAAGTGGGGTTTTCCTTCCTGAGCTGGATGAACCCGAGTACTGTAATGCTCAGAACACTGCTCTTTGGGAATTGCATGCACTACGG attagccctcagctaactactgccagtcctcctctttttgctgaggaagcctggccctga
- the NOC3L gene encoding nucleolar complex protein 3 homolog isoform X1, producing MKARRNKKQIPSFRKLLKTSKVKLENKLKNKQFKQQSTLKKYRKEQRKLRQAVKDAVSKRPIPLEDPKGKRPGKRIEREEEEEEEALPLDMMDEDDLQLMKDLGQRASFLTRDLSSSEPVHVKKRKREHVIEKYEKIPRALQTAPEKELIHLLPIKDKSGIIPQTREKPVIDSNQDEEDQEEVELEEEIIEDPVRELTLEEHLTERKKKLQEKKMHIAALASAILSDPESNIKKLKELRSMLMEQDPDVAVTVRKLVIVSLMELFKDITPSYKIRPLTEAEKSTKIRKETQKLREFEEGLVSQYKFYLENLEQMVKDWKQRKLKKSNVISLKAYKGLAEVAVKSLCELLVALPHFNFHNNIIVLIVPLMNDVSKLISEMCCEAVKKLFKQDKLGQASLGVIKVISGFVKGRNYEVRPEMLKTFLCLRIKEIEVKKDTEDINKPKKFMTFKEKRKTLSRMQRKWKKAEEKLERELREAEASESTEKKLKLHTETLNIVFVTYFRILKKAQRSPLLPAVLEGLAKFAHLINVEFFDDLLVVLHTLIESGDLSYQESLHCVQTAFHILSGQGDVLNIDPMKFYTHLYKTLFKLHAGATNEGVEIVLQCLDIMLTKRRKQVSQQRALAFIKRLCTLALHVLPNSSIGILAINRILMHTFPKTDLLLDNESQGSGVFLPELDEPEYCNAQNTALWELHALRRHYHPIVQRFAAHLMAGAPSEGSEALKPELSRRSATELFETYSMAAMTFNPPVESSNSKRKDKVIQGDSFLNEDLNELIKRHCNEVGTHLPLDFTKYLQSSLR from the exons GTAAAAGGAttgagagggaagaggaggaagaagaggaagcccTTCCTTTAGATATGATGGATGAAGATGACTTACAGTTAATGAAGGATTTAGGACAAAGAGCATCTTTTCTAACAAGAGATCTTTCTTCAAG tGAGCCTGTTCACGTCAAGAAACGAAAGCGTGAGCACgttatagaaaaatatgaaaaaataccaAGAGCTCTGCAAACTGCACCAGAGAAGGAATTGATTCACTTGCTTCCTATCAAAGATAAAAGTGGTATAATCCCACAGACCAGGGAGAAGCCAG tgATTGACAGTAACCAAGATGAAGAGGATCAAGAAGAGGTGGAACTTGAAGAAG AGATAATTGAAGATCCTGTTCGAGAGCTGACATTAGAAGAACATttaactgaaagaaagaaaaaactacaagagaagaaaatgcataTTGCAGCCTTGGCATCTGCCATATTATCAGATCCTGAAAGTAAT attaaaaaattgaaagaattacGTTCCATGTTGATGGAACAGGATCCTGATGTGGCTGTTACTGTTCGAAAGCTGGTGATAGTTTCTCTGATGGAGTTATTTAAAGACATCACTCCTTCATATAAAATACGACCcctcacagaagcagaaaaatctACCAAG ataCGCAAAGAAACCCAAAAGTTAAGAGAATTTGAGGAAGGCCTGGTTAGccaatataaattttatttggaaaatctgGAGCAAATGGTTAAAG ACTGGAAGCAAAGGAAGCTGAAGAAAAGTAATGTAATTTCCTTAAAGGCATACAAAGGACTGGCAGAAGTGGCTGTGAAGAGCCTCTGTGAGCTGTTGGTGGCACTACCTCATTTCAACTTTCACAACAACATCATTGTATTGATTGTCCCTCTCATGAATGATGTGTCAAAATTG atatctgAAATGTGTTGTGAGGCAGTAAAGAAACTCTTCAAACAAGATAAATTAGGCCAAGCTTCCCTTGGTGTAATTAAAGTGATTTCTGGTTTTGTGAAGGGCAGAAATTATGAAGTTAGGCCAGAG ATGTTAAAAACATTCTTGTGCCTAAGAATCAAGGAAATAGAAGTGAAAAAAGATACAGAGGACATTAATAAACCAAAAAAGTTCATGActttcaaggaaaagagaaaaactctatcaagaatgcagagaaag tggaagaaagcagaagagaaactcGAGCGAGAGCTTCGGGAGGCAGAAGCTTCAGAGAGTACTGAGAAAAAACTTAAACTG CACACGGAGACTTTGAATATTGTGTTTGTAACCTACTTCAGAATATTGAAGAAGGCCCAGAGGTCACCTCTCCTGCCAGCAGTTCTAGAAGGTCTTGCCAA GTTTGCTCACCTTATAAACGTGGAATTTTTTGATGATTTATTAGTAGTCCTACATACTCTGATTGAATCTGGT gACTTAAGCTATCAAGAAAGTCTTCACTGTGTCCAGACtgcttttcatattctttctggGCAAG GTGATGTTCTGAATATTGATCCAATGAAATTCTATACACATCTTTACAAAACGTTGTTCAAGTTACATGCAG GTGCTACCAATGAAGGTGTTGAGATTGTCCTCCAGTGCCTTGATATCATGCTGACTAAGCGAAGAAAGCAAGTGTCTCAGCAGCGAGCCCTTGCCTTCATCAAGCGTCTTTGTACCCTCGCTCTTCATGTTCTTCCAAATTCAAGCATTGGCATTTTAGCGATTAACAGAATATTAATGCAT ACATTCCCCAAAACAGATCTGTTGCTTGACAATGAATCTCAGGGAAGTGGGGTTTTCCTTCCTGAGCTGGATGAACCCGAGTACTGTAATGCTCAGAACACTGCTCTTTGGGAATTGCATGCACTACGG AGACATTACCATCCCATAGTGCAGAGATTTGCAGCCCACTTGATGGCTGGAGCACCTTCTGAGGGTTCTGAAGCACTCAAACCAGAGTTGAGCCGAAG GTCTGCTACAGAACTTTTTGAGACTTACAGCATGGCAGCAATGACATTCAATCCTCCTGTTGAATCTTCCAACTCTAAAAGGAAg gATAAAGTTATACAAGGGGATTCATTTTTGAATGAAGATTTAAATGAGCTAATCAAAAGACATTGCAATGAAGTTGGTACTCACTTGCCTCTGGATTTCACCAAATATTTGCAGTCATCACTACGGTAG